The Pseudomonas asiatica genome has a segment encoding these proteins:
- a CDS encoding propionyl-CoA synthetase yields the protein MSYQHSYAHSISDPAAFWAEQAAHLAWHRKPALTLQDNADGTHRWFADGRLNSCYLALDHQIEQGRGEQLALIYDSPVTGVQQAYTYHQLRDEVARLAGLLRQLGVNKGDGVIIYMPMVPQAAMAMLACARIGAVHSVVFGGFAANELALRIDDARPTLLLTASCGLEFDRVIEYKPLVDRALQLARHQPRNVLVLQRPQARAQLQPGRDLDWQAALTKAEPVAPVELDAGDPLYIMYTSGTTGKPKGIVRENGGNAVALCYAMRHIYGMQAGDVWWGISDVGWVVGHSLIVYGPLMSGCTTVFYEGKPIRTPDASAYWRVVEQYKVNALFCAPTAMRAIRKEDPEGELIRKHDLSSLRQLFLAGEKLDSSTHEWLERVSGKPVHDHWWQTETGWPVTAPCVGLEGSAAKPGSSNRAVPGYHVRVLDDEGHLLGPNHQGSIVIALPLPPGCSQTLWGDHERYLQAYLRTYPGYYHTGDGGYLDDDGFVYIMGRTDDVINVSGHRLSTGEMEDLVARHPAVAECAVIGVHDEIKGQVPLALVVLKDGEGIAEAQLLVDLVGSVREEIGALACFNRVRLVKRLPKTRSGKILRAVLRKIADGQDYVPPSTLDDPAVLGEIEAVLADLPRAG from the coding sequence ATGAGCTACCAGCACAGCTACGCCCATTCCATTTCCGACCCTGCCGCTTTCTGGGCGGAACAGGCCGCGCACCTGGCCTGGCACCGCAAGCCTGCCCTCACGCTGCAAGACAATGCCGACGGTACCCACCGCTGGTTTGCCGATGGCCGCCTGAACAGCTGCTACCTGGCCCTCGATCACCAGATCGAGCAGGGCCGTGGCGAGCAGCTGGCGCTGATCTACGACTCGCCGGTGACCGGCGTGCAGCAGGCCTACACCTACCACCAACTGCGCGACGAGGTGGCGCGCCTGGCCGGGTTGTTGCGCCAGCTGGGGGTGAACAAGGGCGATGGCGTGATCATCTACATGCCCATGGTGCCGCAGGCGGCCATGGCCATGCTGGCCTGCGCGCGGATTGGCGCAGTGCACTCGGTGGTGTTCGGTGGCTTTGCCGCCAACGAGCTGGCCTTGCGCATCGACGATGCCCGGCCGACGCTGCTGCTGACGGCCTCCTGCGGGCTGGAGTTCGACCGGGTAATCGAATACAAGCCGCTGGTCGATCGCGCCCTGCAACTGGCCCGCCACCAGCCGCGCAACGTGCTGGTGCTGCAGCGCCCGCAGGCGCGTGCCCAGCTGCAGCCAGGCCGCGACCTGGACTGGCAGGCGGCATTGACCAAAGCCGAGCCGGTGGCACCGGTGGAGCTGGATGCCGGCGACCCGCTTTACATCATGTATACCTCTGGCACCACCGGCAAACCCAAGGGCATCGTGCGGGAAAACGGCGGCAATGCCGTGGCGCTGTGCTACGCCATGCGCCATATCTACGGCATGCAGGCCGGCGATGTGTGGTGGGGCATATCCGACGTGGGCTGGGTGGTCGGCCATTCGCTGATCGTCTATGGGCCGCTGATGAGCGGCTGCACCACGGTGTTCTACGAAGGCAAGCCGATCCGTACCCCGGACGCCTCGGCGTACTGGCGGGTGGTGGAGCAATACAAGGTCAATGCATTGTTCTGCGCGCCCACAGCCATGCGCGCCATCCGCAAGGAAGACCCCGAGGGGGAGCTGATCCGCAAGCACGACCTGAGCTCGCTGCGCCAGTTGTTCCTGGCTGGCGAGAAACTGGATTCCAGCACCCACGAATGGCTGGAACGGGTCAGTGGCAAGCCGGTACACGACCATTGGTGGCAGACCGAGACCGGCTGGCCGGTCACCGCGCCCTGCGTAGGGCTGGAAGGCAGCGCGGCGAAGCCGGGGTCGAGCAACCGGGCGGTGCCGGGCTATCACGTGCGTGTGCTGGATGACGAGGGCCACCTGCTGGGGCCCAACCACCAGGGCTCGATCGTCATCGCCCTGCCATTGCCGCCCGGGTGCAGCCAGACGTTGTGGGGCGACCATGAGCGTTACCTGCAGGCCTACCTGCGGACCTACCCGGGGTATTACCACACCGGCGATGGTGGCTACCTGGACGATGACGGTTTCGTCTACATCATGGGGCGTACCGATGACGTGATCAACGTGTCCGGGCACCGGCTGTCCACCGGCGAGATGGAGGACCTGGTGGCACGCCACCCGGCGGTGGCCGAGTGCGCGGTGATTGGCGTGCATGACGAGATCAAGGGGCAGGTGCCGTTGGCCCTGGTGGTGCTCAAGGACGGCGAGGGCATTGCCGAGGCGCAGTTGCTGGTGGACCTGGTGGGCAGCGTGCGCGAGGAGATTGGCGCGTTGGCGTGTTTCAACCGGGTGCGGTTGGTGAAGCGGCTGCCCAAGACCCGCTCCGGGAAGATTCTGCGGGCGGTGCTGCGCAAGATTGCCGACGGGCAGGACTATGTGCCGCCTTCGACCCTGGATGACCCGGCAGTGCTGGGGGAGATCGAGGCGGTGCTGGCGGATTTGCCCAGGGCGGGTTGA